The Pyrobaculum sp. 3827-6 genome has a segment encoding these proteins:
- a CDS encoding DNA-directed RNA polymerase subunit H, translating into MGRVTLGVKEVAVVPKEEARELLRRLRLRPWQLPWIRSSDPLAQLAGAKPGDVLKIVRESPTAGEAVAYRLVVPG; encoded by the coding sequence GTGGGCAGAGTCACTCTAGGTGTCAAGGAGGTTGCTGTGGTTCCGAAGGAGGAGGCGAGGGAACTCTTGAGGAGGCTGAGGCTGAGGCCTTGGCAACTCCCGTGGATTAGATCCAGCGACCCCTTGGCTCAATTAGCTGGGGCTAAGCCGGGGGATGTACTTAAGATTGTTAGGGAGTCGCCGACGGCTGGGGAGGCGGTGGCTTATCGCCTAGTGGTGCCGGGGTAA